A single genomic interval of Bradyrhizobium sp. AZCC 1693 harbors:
- a CDS encoding DUF411 domain-containing protein: protein MNRRNVLAAMFAITASGAGGVVVKTFGADRAGLPGSEALFGTPASAQDKPKATLYRNPNCDCCLEFAKYLRTNGFDVAIDSKQDLAALRKQLRVPDNLAGCHVMVMGRYAVEGHVPVNVLNKLLAEHPDIIGVSLPGMPTGTPGMTGPKSGPFTIYEIASNAASPKVFAVE, encoded by the coding sequence ATGAACCGTCGAAACGTACTTGCAGCTATGTTCGCAATCACTGCGTCGGGCGCGGGCGGGGTCGTGGTCAAGACCTTTGGTGCTGACCGAGCCGGCCTCCCTGGCTCCGAGGCTTTGTTCGGCACGCCTGCTTCGGCACAGGACAAGCCCAAGGCAACTCTCTACCGGAATCCGAACTGCGACTGCTGCCTGGAGTTTGCCAAGTACCTTCGCACCAACGGATTCGACGTCGCGATCGACTCGAAGCAAGATCTTGCAGCGCTCAGAAAGCAGTTGCGCGTCCCCGACAATTTGGCGGGCTGTCACGTAATGGTCATGGGCCGTTACGCGGTGGAAGGCCATGTTCCGGTGAACGTGCTCAACAAGCTACTGGCTGAGCATCCCGACATTATCGGCGTTTCGCTTCCGGGCATGCCGACCGGCACTCCGGGTATGACCGGCCCAAAGAGCGGGCCCTTCACAATCTACGAAATCGCCAGCAATGCCGCGTCGCCCAAGGTCTTCGCGGTCGAATAA
- a CDS encoding DsbE family thiol:disulfide interchange protein — MSAEQIITTSGREAEHPPLRSRRLAYLVPLAAFMALAIILAWGMSRNPGAIPSALIDKPVPQFNLPPVKARSLGLSSNDLSGEVSLVNVFASWCVACREEHPVFMQMKSDAIVPIHGLNYKDQPDNAARWLNAMGDPYTRTGADISGRVAIDWGVYGVPETLVITKDGRIAYKHIGAVTPKVVDETLLPLIRRLREQ; from the coding sequence ATGAGCGCTGAACAGATCATCACAACAAGCGGGCGTGAAGCGGAACACCCGCCGCTGCGGAGCAGGCGTCTCGCTTATCTCGTCCCACTCGCGGCCTTTATGGCACTTGCCATCATTCTCGCGTGGGGAATGTCGCGAAATCCCGGCGCGATTCCATCGGCCCTCATCGATAAACCGGTGCCGCAATTCAATCTGCCACCGGTCAAAGCGCGCTCGCTGGGTCTGTCCAGCAACGACCTCTCCGGCGAGGTGTCGCTCGTGAACGTATTCGCTTCATGGTGCGTCGCCTGCAGGGAAGAGCACCCGGTGTTCATGCAGATGAAGTCTGATGCCATCGTGCCAATTCATGGCCTCAACTACAAAGATCAGCCCGACAACGCCGCACGATGGCTCAACGCCATGGGCGATCCCTATACCCGCACCGGCGCAGATATTAGCGGCCGAGTGGCGATCGATTGGGGAGTCTACGGTGTGCCCGAAACCCTTGTGATCACGAAGGACGGCCGTATTGCATACAAGCACATCGGAGCCGTGACGCCGAAGGTCGTCGACGAAACGCTCCTTCCGCTCATACGGAGGCTGCGGGAGCAATGA
- a CDS encoding TlpA family protein disulfide reductase: protein MAGLVAAASAAGAAQETSKKFIMHSAPKPVARIQFEDSKGQSRSLADFRGKIVLLNIWATWCVPCRKEMPALDHLQKTLGGDDFEVVPLSIDRGGMDGVRKFYAEVGILKLGMYRDNSGSATRELGAVGIPTTLLIDREGREIGRLIGPAEWDSPEMIEFIRCVIAGHRAAPFSAEATQAVTPTCRG from the coding sequence GTGGCGGGGCTTGTTGCTGCTGCCTCGGCAGCAGGTGCTGCGCAGGAAACCTCGAAAAAGTTCATCATGCATTCGGCTCCCAAGCCTGTCGCAAGGATCCAGTTCGAGGATAGCAAAGGACAGTCGCGGAGCCTGGCTGACTTCCGCGGCAAGATCGTGCTCCTCAACATCTGGGCGACGTGGTGCGTCCCATGCCGCAAAGAGATGCCAGCGCTCGATCATCTGCAGAAGACGCTCGGAGGCGATGACTTCGAAGTAGTTCCCCTGTCCATCGATCGCGGCGGCATGGATGGGGTGCGCAAGTTTTATGCCGAGGTCGGAATCCTGAAGCTTGGCATGTATCGAGACAATTCTGGCAGCGCCACACGCGAGCTCGGCGCCGTCGGTATTCCGACGACACTGCTGATCGATCGCGAGGGTCGCGAGATCGGCCGGCTGATCGGGCCGGCTGAGTGGGATTCACCCGAGATGATTGAGTTCATCAGGTGCGTGATTGCCGGGCACCGTGCGGCACCGTTCTCGGCGGAAGCAACGCAGGCCGTGACACCGACTTGCCGAGGTTGA
- a CDS encoding WD40/YVTN/BNR-like repeat-containing protein encodes MTGYGNAGSAGYRFRQCITSVRKRIRDFARVGSVALVIALLFGAGTVTSIWANQQNGRVVGLAYDPGTDALLKAYGHVLYRSTDQGKSWQTIAIAPLKDRQISSLAVSPAGKGILYVAGAGVGVLRSDDGGKTWVERDEGLASRDVIAVAAHTTQPETAYAVLKDKGVYRSQDGGHSWRLMDRTSQQGLRQLIHSNMPGSMQTGWLFAAASKGVHRAMDCFCLWQTAGKLDGQAYAVTYDPGEPKHLYAATERGLFSSPDGGENWVPIKSPTSEIIALAFARSGVLFAINADSDLYNSTDGGVTWIKANAQASGGDHDRRG; translated from the coding sequence ATGACAGGGTATGGAAACGCCGGGTCTGCCGGCTATCGGTTCAGGCAATGCATCACATCCGTGAGGAAAAGAATAAGAGACTTCGCCAGGGTTGGCTCGGTCGCACTGGTGATCGCGTTGCTTTTCGGCGCCGGAACGGTCACCAGCATTTGGGCCAATCAGCAGAATGGCAGGGTGGTCGGTCTCGCCTATGATCCCGGTACAGATGCGCTCCTGAAGGCTTACGGCCACGTGCTTTATCGAAGCACCGATCAGGGCAAGAGTTGGCAGACGATTGCAATTGCACCACTGAAAGACCGGCAAATTTCCAGCTTGGCCGTATCTCCGGCCGGCAAAGGCATCCTGTATGTCGCCGGCGCCGGAGTTGGCGTGCTGCGGAGTGATGATGGCGGCAAGACGTGGGTCGAGCGCGACGAGGGGCTGGCAAGCCGGGATGTGATCGCAGTGGCCGCGCATACGACGCAGCCGGAGACCGCGTATGCGGTGCTTAAGGATAAGGGCGTCTACCGCAGCCAGGACGGCGGACACTCGTGGCGCCTCATGGACCGGACCTCTCAACAGGGTCTGCGCCAGCTGATCCACTCGAATATGCCCGGCAGCATGCAGACCGGCTGGCTGTTCGCTGCAGCCTCCAAGGGAGTTCATCGCGCGATGGACTGCTTCTGCCTTTGGCAGACGGCTGGCAAGCTTGACGGACAGGCCTACGCCGTAACTTACGACCCAGGAGAGCCAAAACACCTTTATGCGGCAACTGAAAGGGGGCTGTTCAGCAGTCCGGACGGCGGCGAGAACTGGGTCCCGATCAAGTCTCCGACCTCAGAGATAATCGCGCTTGCTTTTGCGCGTTCCGGCGTCCTGTTCGCCATCAATGCGGACAGCGATCTATACAACAGCACGGATGGGGGCGTTACATGGATAAAGGCCAATGCGCAAGCCTCTGGTGGCGATCATGATCGGCGTGGCTAG
- a CDS encoding c-type cytochrome yields MIGVASSAAVARAATGPPPLDPDLVKSGHEIYRQHCASCHGANAQGAPNWQERDEHGELPAPPHNAEGHTWRHSDAELYMMVSKGWRDPFNKTERLTMPAFGDTLSPDQIRAAIAYLKTLWTPEEIQFQSEESRGHPFPSAGK; encoded by the coding sequence ATGATCGGCGTGGCTAGTTCAGCGGCAGTCGCCCGTGCGGCCACCGGGCCGCCACCGCTTGATCCAGATCTCGTGAAGAGCGGTCATGAAATATACCGGCAGCATTGCGCGTCGTGCCATGGCGCCAATGCTCAGGGTGCACCGAATTGGCAGGAGCGCGATGAGCACGGGGAACTGCCGGCGCCTCCGCACAATGCGGAAGGCCACACCTGGCGGCATTCGGACGCCGAACTCTACATGATGGTGAGCAAGGGCTGGCGAGACCCGTTCAACAAGACCGAACGGCTGACGATGCCCGCCTTTGGCGACACGCTGTCGCCGGACCAGATTCGTGCGGCGATCGCTTATCTGAAGACGCTGTGGACGCCGGAGGAAATTCAATTTCAGTCGGAGGAAAGTCGCGGGCACCCGTTTCCATCAGCCGGAAAATGA